One window of the Emcibacter sp. genome contains the following:
- a CDS encoding GntR family transcriptional regulator yields the protein MTMSKSAEKAYAVIRNAVLDGHFAPGDHLREERLVELCGVSRTPVREAIKRLAAENYVVMKPHLGAHVANWSPQEIEDIFRLRAVTEGMAARRAAELITPEQLDILKEQHKIIEDMLAEDAEYSMEKFLKANKVFHNTILQATQSEILKQAVQRLVSPPIVTQTAINFTRNDLKRSNAHHLELIEALEARNGDWSDATMQTHILAAHQRFSATLNG from the coding sequence ATGACCATGAGTAAATCTGCTGAAAAAGCATACGCCGTGATCCGCAATGCGGTTCTGGACGGCCATTTTGCGCCCGGCGACCATCTCAGGGAAGAGCGTCTTGTCGAACTGTGCGGCGTCTCCCGCACTCCCGTCCGCGAGGCCATCAAGCGGCTGGCGGCTGAAAACTATGTGGTCATGAAACCGCATCTGGGCGCCCATGTCGCCAACTGGTCACCGCAGGAGATCGAGGATATCTTCAGACTTCGGGCTGTAACAGAAGGCATGGCCGCAAGGCGAGCCGCTGAACTGATCACACCCGAACAACTGGATATCCTGAAGGAACAGCATAAAATCATTGAAGACATGCTGGCTGAAGATGCTGAATATTCCATGGAAAAATTTCTGAAGGCCAACAAGGTTTTTCACAACACAATCCTGCAGGCAACCCAGAGCGAGATACTCAAACAGGCGGTCCAGAGGCTGGTCTCTCCCCCCATTGTGACACAGACCGCGATTAATTTTACACGTAACGACCTGAAACGCAGCAATGCCCATCACCTGGAACTGATCGAGGCTCTGGAAGCCCGTAATGGTGACTGGAGCGATGCCACCATGCAGACCCACATTCTTGCGGCACACCAGAGATTCAGCGCCACCTTAAACGGATAA
- a CDS encoding hydantoinase B/oxoprolinase family protein, whose product MTATIMQENTTPFQSVDVDTITLDIIENALRNAREEMDATLFRTAMSPGIREQGDAFPLIAERNGKMIVGQFGSFIDGFLRTYNGTIEEGDMIWLSDPYSCDGAVSHNNDWLIIRPIFRNGRLISWASMFGHQTDIGGKVPGSLPTDATSVFEEGIRIPPIKLFKKDVLQDDILNLVLHQVRMPEWCRADLLAIIASCRVAEKRILEICDRFGEDEYVSATDNLLARNKRAMGHLIQTAIGEEKVDFEDFVCDDGRGFGPYKLKCTMWREGEKVILDFDGTDPQAAGSINFYLNENMLKMFFGIYMIMVFDPQVLFNDGFYDLVEVRIPEGSLLKPKFPAALSCRTHALGRIFDLLGALLGKKQPDFMSAAGFSSSPHLMFSGTDKESGEWFQLFQIGFGGIPGRPFGDGPDGHSLWPGFTNVPNEFLERYFPMRITNYTSLADSGGAGFFRGGNGILMTYEFLSEGIISIHDDRWFTYPWGVNGGEPGERSRKVLRRSDGTEQILPAKCDGIEVFEGDQLDYITWGGGGWGNPLERAPELVATEVKQGLVSMSGAYKNYGVKVKDDYSVDSAATEARRAEMAKDRPEGIFNFGPDMETLRANCLAETGLEPPTPPRW is encoded by the coding sequence ATGACCGCAACCATCATGCAGGAAAACACAACTCCCTTCCAGTCAGTGGATGTTGATACCATTACCCTCGATATCATCGAAAATGCGCTTCGGAATGCCCGCGAGGAAATGGACGCAACCCTGTTCCGCACAGCCATGAGCCCGGGCATCCGTGAACAGGGCGACGCCTTTCCCTTGATCGCCGAGCGTAACGGCAAAATGATCGTGGGCCAGTTCGGAAGCTTTATCGATGGCTTCCTGCGCACCTATAACGGAACGATCGAGGAAGGAGACATGATCTGGCTGTCTGACCCCTACTCCTGTGACGGCGCCGTCAGCCATAATAACGACTGGCTGATCATTCGACCTATTTTCCGGAACGGCAGGCTGATTTCCTGGGCCAGCATGTTCGGCCACCAGACCGATATCGGCGGCAAGGTTCCCGGCAGCCTGCCCACGGACGCCACCAGTGTCTTCGAGGAAGGCATCCGCATTCCACCGATCAAGCTGTTCAAAAAGGATGTGCTGCAGGATGATATCCTGAACCTGGTGCTGCATCAGGTCCGCATGCCGGAATGGTGCCGGGCCGACCTTCTTGCCATCATCGCCAGCTGCCGGGTGGCGGAAAAGCGTATTCTGGAAATCTGTGACCGCTTTGGCGAGGACGAATATGTCTCGGCCACAGACAATCTTCTGGCCCGCAACAAACGCGCCATGGGTCACCTGATCCAAACCGCCATTGGCGAAGAGAAAGTCGACTTTGAGGATTTTGTCTGTGACGACGGCCGCGGTTTCGGTCCCTACAAGCTGAAATGTACCATGTGGCGTGAAGGCGAGAAAGTGATCCTGGATTTCGACGGCACCGACCCGCAGGCCGCCGGTTCCATCAATTTCTATCTCAACGAGAACATGCTCAAGATGTTCTTCGGCATCTATATGATCATGGTTTTCGACCCCCAGGTCCTGTTTAACGACGGTTTCTATGATCTGGTGGAGGTGCGTATACCGGAAGGAAGCCTGCTGAAACCGAAGTTCCCGGCGGCGCTGTCCTGCCGCACCCACGCCCTGGGACGTATTTTCGACCTTCTCGGCGCCCTGCTCGGCAAAAAACAGCCCGACTTCATGAGTGCGGCAGGCTTTTCCTCGAGCCCGCACCTGATGTTTTCCGGTACCGACAAGGAAAGCGGAGAATGGTTCCAGCTGTTCCAGATCGGCTTCGGCGGCATTCCGGGACGCCCCTTCGGGGACGGTCCTGACGGCCATTCCCTGTGGCCGGGCTTCACCAATGTGCCAAACGAGTTCCTTGAGCGCTATTTTCCCATGCGGATTACCAATTACACCTCCCTTGCCGACAGCGGCGGGGCAGGTTTTTTCCGCGGCGGCAACGGTATCCTGATGACCTATGAGTTCCTGAGCGAAGGCATCATTTCCATTCATGACGATCGCTGGTTCACCTATCCATGGGGCGTGAACGGCGGCGAACCCGGCGAACGTTCCCGCAAGGTTCTGCGACGCAGCGATGGTACCGAACAGATCCTGCCCGCCAAATGCGACGGTATCGAGGTCTTCGAAGGCGACCAGCTTGACTATATCACCTGGGGCGGTGGCGGCTGGGGTAATCCGCTGGAACGGGCTCCGGAACTGGTCGCTACAGAAGTCAAACAGGGCCTGGTCAGCATGTCAGGCGCCTATAAAAATTACGGCGTCAAGGTAAAGGACGATTACAGCGTCGATAGCGCTGCCACGGAGGCCCGCCGGGCCGAGATGGCGAAAGATCGTCCGGAAGGTATCTTTAACTTCGGTCCCGACATGGAAACCCTGAGAGCCAACTGCCTGGCTGAAACCGGTCTTGAACCGCCAACACCGCCACGCTGGTAA
- a CDS encoding isochorismatase family protein: protein MDLQRHSLKLGEKPALIVVDIINGFTDPACSLGSDCPDVVEANVKLLSAFREKNLPVFFTTVVYHSDDEARVFRKRLPALNVLEAGSRWTEVDPRLGRRIHEPVIEKQWASAFFKTDLAHRLRACKADSLVITGLTTSGCVRASVLDGLQNEYPVVVPREAVGDRNADAHAANLFDMHAKYADVLSLEETLALL, encoded by the coding sequence ATGGATCTGCAACGACATAGCCTGAAGCTGGGTGAAAAACCCGCACTGATCGTTGTGGATATCATCAACGGCTTCACTGACCCGGCCTGCTCTCTTGGTTCAGACTGCCCGGATGTGGTGGAAGCCAATGTAAAACTTCTGTCGGCCTTCCGTGAGAAGAACCTTCCCGTCTTCTTCACGACCGTTGTCTATCACAGTGATGATGAGGCCAGGGTCTTCCGCAAACGGCTACCTGCCCTCAATGTCCTTGAAGCCGGTTCTCGCTGGACCGAAGTCGATCCGCGCCTTGGGCGCAGAATTCATGAACCCGTCATCGAAAAACAGTGGGCCAGCGCATTTTTCAAAACCGACCTGGCTCACAGGCTTCGTGCCTGCAAGGCAGACTCTCTGGTGATCACCGGACTGACCACCTCTGGATGCGTCCGCGCGAGCGTGCTGGACGGTCTGCAGAATGAGTATCCGGTTGTCGTTCCCCGGGAAGCGGTCGGGGACCGCAATGCCGACGCCCACGCCGCCAACCTGTTTGATATGCATGCCAAATATGCCGATGTCCTGTCCCTCGAGGAAACCTTGGCTCTTTTATGA
- a CDS encoding carboxypeptidase regulatory-like domain-containing protein — MLKTSAGAAQPDQKSEEIVLSGTVTSDKEGPMEGVLVIAHREGSTVLTSVVSNDAGRFAFKRERLAPGKYEITVRAAGYELPASEEPVRAEVGSHAAAVDLKLDVVTDTDRLASQLTSLEWLNSFPGADTQKDILMRNMVNCAFCHTLERVARSEYDDVEFMEVIQRMLTYETDHSSAERIQVVSSPAPLEGLQWFGRDATVIAKYLSTINLSGDRTSWAYELKTLPRPTGEATRATVTVFPIPRQPSVIHDLDVDSKGNVWYGNTGWDYIGMLDPKTGNFKEWPAPNFLPETPAPGTDRIVGVQDIQVDGEDNVWVAVGGNKLARFMPDTEQWQTYDMPVVWKNPFISTVQPGETGLWVTGLGAPPEGEIRHEQAFRLDIETGQFSEGITLFDDKPSPVDPYHSNPLNYCYMMDQDANGNFLCTAPEPSAIVRANLQSGKVRLIPTPTPLAYPRRGHRDKQNRFWFSEFYADKIGVIDLATEEIREYSIPVKFISPYYSRPDVKGRVWASATGSDRLLRLDPETGEIIQYLMPVYYDARKVVVDVRADRTTVWLPNKNTSQLIRVEIPD, encoded by the coding sequence ATGTTAAAGACATCTGCCGGCGCGGCGCAACCAGACCAAAAGTCTGAAGAGATTGTCCTGAGCGGCACCGTAACATCGGATAAGGAAGGCCCGATGGAAGGGGTTCTGGTCATCGCGCACAGGGAAGGCAGCACCGTTTTAACTTCCGTTGTCTCCAATGACGCAGGCCGTTTTGCTTTCAAGCGGGAAAGACTGGCACCGGGCAAATATGAAATAACGGTCCGCGCTGCTGGATATGAGCTGCCGGCATCGGAAGAACCGGTCAGGGCCGAGGTGGGATCTCATGCCGCCGCAGTTGATCTCAAACTCGATGTTGTGACCGACACTGACCGGCTGGCGTCCCAGTTGACGTCCCTTGAATGGCTGAACAGTTTTCCGGGCGCCGACACCCAGAAAGATATATTGATGCGCAACATGGTGAATTGCGCATTCTGTCATACCCTGGAACGGGTCGCCCGCTCAGAATATGACGACGTTGAATTTATGGAAGTCATTCAGCGCATGTTGACGTATGAAACGGATCATTCATCGGCAGAACGCATCCAGGTTGTCAGCTCACCGGCACCTCTGGAAGGATTGCAGTGGTTTGGCCGTGACGCAACGGTTATTGCGAAATATCTCTCCACTATCAACCTGAGCGGCGACAGGACTAGTTGGGCCTATGAGCTTAAAACTCTGCCGCGGCCGACTGGTGAAGCAACACGAGCCACGGTCACCGTTTTTCCTATTCCCAGGCAGCCCAGTGTTATCCATGACCTGGACGTCGATTCCAAAGGGAATGTCTGGTATGGCAACACTGGCTGGGATTATATCGGCATGCTTGATCCCAAAACCGGAAACTTCAAGGAATGGCCGGCCCCGAACTTCCTACCAGAGACCCCGGCGCCGGGGACAGACCGTATTGTTGGCGTCCAGGATATCCAGGTGGATGGCGAGGATAATGTTTGGGTCGCCGTCGGCGGCAACAAACTTGCCCGTTTCATGCCCGACACAGAGCAATGGCAAACATATGATATGCCGGTGGTCTGGAAAAATCCGTTTATTTCCACTGTACAGCCGGGGGAAACAGGCCTTTGGGTCACGGGATTAGGCGCACCGCCGGAAGGTGAAATACGTCATGAACAGGCGTTCCGGCTCGATATTGAAACGGGACAGTTCTCGGAAGGTATCACATTATTTGATGATAAACCTTCACCCGTGGACCCATACCATAGCAACCCCCTGAACTATTGTTACATGATGGATCAGGATGCTAATGGTAATTTTCTCTGCACCGCGCCCGAACCGTCTGCGATTGTGCGGGCCAACCTCCAGTCAGGAAAGGTGCGTCTTATCCCAACACCGACCCCGCTGGCCTATCCCCGGCGGGGACACCGGGATAAACAGAACCGGTTCTGGTTCAGTGAATTTTATGCTGACAAGATCGGTGTTATAGATCTTGCAACCGAAGAAATCAGGGAATATTCGATCCCGGTCAAATTTATATCGCCTTATTATTCCCGACCTGACGTCAAGGGGCGGGTCTGGGCCTCAGCTACAGGATCGGATCGTTTGCTGCGTCTTGATCCGGAGACCGGGGAAATCATACAATATCTGATGCCGGTCTATTATGATGCCCGAAAAGTTGTGGTGGACGTCCGGGCGGACAGGACAACAGTCTGGCTGCCCAATAAAAATACGTCCCAGCTCATTCGCGTTGAGATCCCCGATTAA
- a CDS encoding TonB-dependent receptor, translating into MRRTPTAILLLSTASTLAFSAQPSFSQEEEIFVIEEVIVTARRRAESLTDVPGTVTALTQTALESAGVQRADDFIALTPGVTMVDAAEVGDTQVNIRGINGARDAENSFAFILDGILYTNPAAFNREYTDLAQIEIFKGPQGAIYGRNAAAGAIIVKTTKPDNETITKITGGIAEDNTYLIKGSTSGAIVEDELFYRLSGDWRKSDGYYRNSFKDDAATIDAYEGYNVNARLVWEGLEDLSLDMRMRYGKVDASSLSFNSTFNLPVFAEATSTPAAYQDVNDFDFLYQANVDSDNDQESFEASTKFDYDLDGMVLSGWVLYSNIKNNLIADGTAAAFGFFNGDAACQQSVADLNAAGVALLAPQFIGLTPTGVIFDPNGSFLGAYTPTTCDGLQEQKRNQKDLSAELRLSSDGDGPLSWMVGAYFLDIDREVGVSLNRDSGDAPIRGLYQATGPNATVSLLHDQFDSRVLAVFGQLEYDISEDVELSLALRYDNEKRSVSSLVPTDATQSLIDLNFDGIFDDPLNPGLSSLINPTGTIPDKERTFSELEPKVSITWDASEDMTLYASWGVGFKAGGFNNSGSAATVNIFNNSFINGGIGINFADLLGADLPVVNDDYEKETSSAFEAGFKADLLDGRLQLTGSGYYTTVNDMQFFEFYVGSFGLLRVVSNMDKVELYGAEFGGTFHVNENVRLYGGVNFVESEIKENSSRPDTVGNKSPYTPDYTVNVGADVNYPINDDLEVFARADAQFIGPTWFHTVQEGQRPTIFQPLFELGFGAGAGALGIADYTASRRDAYYTVDLRLGVRGENWSLTGYVTNLTDEKYLEEVIPAPEFGGSFDHPGSERRFGAEVSFEF; encoded by the coding sequence ATGAGACGTACACCAACAGCAATCCTTTTACTATCAACTGCCAGCACCCTGGCTTTCAGCGCTCAGCCCAGCTTCAGCCAGGAAGAAGAGATCTTTGTCATTGAGGAAGTTATTGTCACTGCTCGCCGCCGGGCAGAAAGTCTTACTGACGTGCCGGGTACAGTAACCGCACTGACCCAGACCGCTCTGGAGAGTGCCGGCGTTCAACGGGCCGATGACTTTATCGCCCTTACCCCCGGTGTCACCATGGTGGATGCGGCAGAGGTCGGAGATACCCAGGTCAATATCAGGGGCATCAACGGTGCCCGTGATGCAGAAAACAGCTTCGCGTTTATTCTGGACGGCATTCTCTACACCAATCCGGCCGCCTTCAACCGCGAATACACGGACCTCGCCCAGATAGAAATTTTCAAGGGACCGCAGGGTGCCATTTATGGCCGCAATGCCGCGGCCGGTGCAATCATTGTCAAAACCACAAAACCCGACAATGAAACAATTACAAAAATCACCGGCGGCATCGCCGAGGACAATACCTATCTGATCAAGGGCTCCACTTCCGGCGCCATTGTCGAAGATGAATTATTCTACCGGCTGTCCGGGGACTGGCGTAAATCAGACGGTTATTACCGTAACAGTTTCAAGGATGACGCCGCCACCATCGATGCCTATGAAGGTTACAATGTAAATGCCCGACTTGTCTGGGAAGGCCTTGAAGACCTCAGCCTGGACATGAGAATGCGCTATGGCAAGGTCGATGCATCCTCGCTTTCCTTCAATTCAACCTTCAACCTGCCCGTCTTCGCTGAAGCAACCAGCACACCGGCCGCTTATCAGGACGTCAATGATTTCGACTTCCTCTACCAGGCCAATGTGGATTCGGATAATGACCAGGAATCCTTCGAAGCTTCCACAAAATTTGACTATGACCTGGACGGCATGGTGCTTAGTGGCTGGGTGCTGTACAGCAATATCAAAAACAACCTGATCGCGGACGGCACGGCTGCTGCGTTTGGCTTCTTTAATGGCGATGCCGCCTGCCAGCAGTCTGTCGCAGACCTGAATGCCGCCGGTGTTGCTCTGCTGGCCCCCCAGTTCATCGGCCTGACCCCTACCGGTGTCATATTTGATCCCAATGGATCGTTTCTCGGGGCCTACACACCTACCACCTGTGACGGCTTGCAGGAACAAAAACGAAACCAGAAGGACCTGAGTGCCGAACTTCGCCTGTCCTCCGATGGGGACGGTCCCCTGAGCTGGATGGTTGGCGCCTATTTCCTGGATATTGATCGCGAGGTCGGTGTTTCCCTGAACCGGGACAGTGGTGATGCGCCAATTCGCGGCCTCTATCAGGCGACAGGGCCGAATGCCACTGTTTCCCTGCTGCATGACCAGTTTGACAGCCGGGTTCTTGCGGTCTTCGGGCAACTGGAATATGATATTTCCGAGGATGTGGAACTTTCTCTCGCGCTGCGCTACGACAATGAAAAACGGTCCGTGTCCAGCCTTGTGCCCACAGATGCGACCCAGTCCCTGATCGACCTCAATTTCGACGGCATTTTTGACGACCCCCTGAATCCCGGTCTCAGCAGCCTGATCAACCCCACAGGCACAATTCCCGACAAGGAACGAACTTTTTCCGAACTTGAACCCAAGGTCTCCATTACCTGGGATGCTAGTGAAGACATGACCCTGTATGCCAGCTGGGGTGTCGGCTTCAAAGCCGGCGGCTTCAACAATTCCGGCAGTGCCGCCACCGTGAATATTTTCAATAACAGCTTCATTAACGGGGGCATCGGCATCAACTTTGCTGATCTGCTTGGCGCGGACCTGCCTGTGGTCAATGATGATTATGAAAAGGAAACCTCCAGTGCCTTTGAAGCAGGGTTCAAAGCCGACCTTCTGGATGGCCGGCTTCAACTGACCGGTTCCGGTTATTACACAACTGTAAATGACATGCAGTTCTTTGAATTTTATGTCGGCTCCTTCGGCCTGCTGCGTGTTGTTTCCAACATGGACAAAGTCGAACTTTACGGGGCGGAATTCGGAGGCACGTTTCATGTCAACGAAAATGTCCGCCTGTATGGCGGCGTAAACTTCGTGGAAAGCGAGATCAAGGAAAATTCTTCCCGCCCCGATACCGTGGGGAACAAGTCCCCTTATACTCCGGACTACACTGTTAACGTCGGTGCTGACGTGAACTATCCCATCAATGATGACCTGGAAGTCTTCGCGCGGGCAGACGCTCAGTTTATTGGCCCGACCTGGTTCCATACGGTTCAGGAAGGACAGCGTCCAACGATTTTCCAGCCGCTGTTTGAGCTTGGCTTTGGTGCCGGTGCCGGCGCACTCGGCATTGCTGATTACACCGCTTCACGCAGGGATGCCTATTACACGGTTGATCTGCGCCTGGGTGTAAGAGGAGAAAACTGGTCCCTGACCGGTTATGTCACAAACCTGACCGACGAAAAATACCTCGAGGAAGTCATTCCTGCGCCTGAATTTGGCGGATCGTTTGACCACCCGGGAAGTGAACGCCGGTTTGGTGCAGAAGTAAGCTTTGAATTTTAG